The Littorina saxatilis isolate snail1 unplaced genomic scaffold, US_GU_Lsax_2.0 scaffold_1453, whole genome shotgun sequence genome has a window encoding:
- the LOC138954496 gene encoding uncharacterized protein — MTVSESELNASCVALSSSRLGFHVKGLDKLTEGVVVSVYLKKSTTLEEFLFCAWINRTLRTTCNSTKKGYTYVGMHNETIIIDIDERERQTNFRVTLHMSDIHNFDCTWPVKEPLSTYPTGTTAPDATMSPAPKDKRETNESADHKVAIGLGVTTTILVIVLAGIAVYTFRESIGTGFRNFRCDLYGMRCERSRDLEQGLPGTSAGSIGANNTFVNGHVRNASSNSALSPLQNGAGKQLAHDVEADGTTTPATERNGTDIPQDIDQNIEDSGQACGTEDNDLERAHTSAQSPESMPLLTKAVIENEPSGASTGLQDDRDQLITDDAEVCTAAMPDIATTGSYVSGDDEGSPEDDFEQFDDKDLEEAKQNDTTETLHNETQNETGFMYKLRSFSVFGSNTAKQPEHAPVGT; from the exons atgactGTTTCAGAGTCGGAGCTCAACGCGTCATGCGTAGCTTTATCCAGTTCACGACTTGGGTTCCATGTCAAAGGTTTAGACAAGCTGACGGAAGGTGTTGTTGTATCGGTGTACTTGAAGAAGTCGACAACGCTTG AGGAGTTCTTATTTTGCGCCTGGATCAACCGCACCTTACGGACTACCTGCAACAGTACAAAAAAGGGCTACACATATGTGGGAATGCATAATGAAACAATCATCATTGACATCGATGAACGAGAAAGGCAGACAAACTTTCGAGTCACACTGCACATGTCAGATATACACAATTTCGACTGTACGTGGCCGGTTAAAG AACCACTATCCACATATCCTACTGGGACAACAGCGCCAGATGCTACTATGTCGCCCGCTCCAAAAG ACAAACGCGAAACCAACGAGAGTGCCGACCACAAAGTGGCCATTGGTTTAGGTGTGACCACTACGATACTTGTGATTGTACTTGCAGGGATTGCTGTTTACACATTTCGAGAAAG TATTGGCACTGGTTTCAGGAATTTTCGTTGTGATCTTTATGGGATGCGTTGTGAGAGGTCCAGGGACCTAGAACAGGGACTTCCTGGTACCAGTGCGGGCAGTATTGGAGCCAACAACACGTTCGTGAATGGTCACGTACGAAATGCGTCGTCAAATTCGGCCCTCTCGCCTTTGCAAAATGGGGCAGGGAAACAGCTTGCTCATGATGTTGAAGCTGACGGCACAACCACGCC AGCAACTGAACGCAATGGCACAGACATCCCACAGGACATTGACCAAAACATCGAAGACTCAGGCCAAGCATGCGGCACGGAGGACAATGATCTTGAAAGAGCTCATACCTCTGCCCAGTCACCAGAGTCTATGCCGCTACTTACAAAGGCTGTGATCGAGAACGAGCCTAGTGGTGCCAGTACTGGTCTACAAGATGATCGTGACCAGCTGATTACTGATGATGCTGAAGTCTGCACTGCTGCAATGCCGGACAT TGCAACTACGGGCAGCTATGTTTCTGGCGACGATGAAGGCTCACCAGAGGACGATTTTGAGCAGTTTGATGACAAGGACCTGGAAGAGGCAAAACAGAATGATACCACTGAAACACTCCATAATGAAACTCAGAACGAAACCGGTTTTATGTATAAGTTAAGGAGCTTTAGTGTGTTTGGAAGTAACACAGCCAAGCAGCCTGAACATGCACCAGTAGGCACTTGA